The Arvicola amphibius chromosome 11, mArvAmp1.2, whole genome shotgun sequence genome has a segment encoding these proteins:
- the Ccin gene encoding calicin: MKLEFTEKNYNSFVLQNLNKQRKRKEYWDMALTVDHHVFFAHRNVLAAVSPLVKSLISSNDMKTTDELFITIDPNYLSPGTVDQLLDYFYSGKVVISEQNVEELLRGAQYFNTPRLRIHCNDFLIKSIRRANCLRYLFLAELFELKEVSDLAYSGIRDNFHFWASPEGSMHFMRCPPVIFGRLLRDENLHVLNEDQALSALINWVYFRKEEREKYFKKFFNYINLNAVSNKTLMFASNKLTGLENNSAHATLIESVLMDRKQERPCSLLTYQRKGALLDSVVILGGQKAQGKFNDGVFAYIIQENLWLKLSEMPYRAAALSATAAGRYIYISGGTTEQISGLKTAWRYDMDDNSWTKLPDLPIGLVFHTMVTCGGTVYSVGGSIAPRRYVSNIYRYDERKEAWCLAGKMSIPMDGTAVITKGDRNLYIVTGRCLVKGYISRVGVVDCFDTNTGEVVQCITFPIEFNHRPLLSFHQDNILRVHSHRQSVEINLQKIKANKSTTSVPLLPNNCPLDVSHAICSIGDNKVFVCGGVTTASDVQTKDYTINPNAYLLDQKLGEWKTLASPPEALDCPACCLAKLPCKILQRI; encoded by the coding sequence ATGAAATTGGAATTCACAGAGAAAAACTACAACAGCTTTGTGCTGCAGAACTTGAACAAACAGAGGAAGCGCAAAGAGTACTGGGACATGGCCCTGACTGTGGACCACCACGTCTTCTTCGCACATCGCAACGTGCTGGCTGCTGTCTCTCCGCTGGTGAAAAGTCTCATCTCCAGCAATGACATGAAGACCACCGACGAGCTCTTCATCACCATTGACCCCAACTACCTGAGTCCAGGCACGGTGGACCAACTCCTGGATTACTTCTACAGCGGCAAAGTGGTCATCTCAGAGCAGAACGTGGAGGAGCTGCTTCGGGGCGCTCAGTATTTCAACACCCCACGCCTCCGGATTCACTGCAACGACTTCCTCATTAAGTCCATTCGACGTGCCAACTGCTTGCGCTACCTCTTCTTGGCTGAGCTCTTCGAGCTCAAAGAAGTGTCAGACTTGGCCTACTCGGGCATTCGTGACAACTTCCACTTCTGGGCCAGCCCCGAGGGCTCTATGCACTTCATGCGCTGCCCACCCGTCATCTTTGGCCGCCTGCTCCGTGATGAAAACCTTCACGTGCTCAACGAGGACCAGGCTCTCAGTGCCCTCATCAATTGGGTGTACTTCCGGAAGGAGGAACGGGAAAAATACTTCAAGAAGTTCTTCAATTACATCAATCTCAATGCGGTCTCCAACAAGACATTGATGTTTGCCAGCAACAAGCTTACGGGTTTGGAGAACAACTCCGCCCACGCGACCTTGATCGAGAGCGTCCTAATGGACCGCAAGCAGGAGCGGCCGTGCAGTCTGCTGACCTATCAGCGGAAAGGGGCCCTGCTTGACTCAGTGGTCATTCTAGGTGGCCAGAAGGCCCAGGGCAAGTTCAACGATGGAGTGTTTGCGTATATCATCCAGGAGAACTTGTGGCTGAAGCTCTCAGAGATGCCCTACCGAGCCGCGGCGCTGAGCGCAACTGCTGCTGGCCGTTACATCTACATCTCCGGTGGCACCACTGAGCAGATTTCAGGACTAAAGACGGCGTGGCGCTATGACATGGACGATAACTCCTGGACCAAGCTGCCTGACCTACCCATTGGGCTTGTCTTCCACACCATGGTGACCTGTGGGGGAACAGTGtactcagtgggtgggagcattGCCCCACGCAGGTATGTCTCCAACATCTATCGCTACGATGAGCGGAAGGAAGCCTGGTGCCTGGCAGGGAAGATGAGCATCCCTATGGATGGTACAGCAGTGATCACCAAGGGTGATCGGAACCTGTACATTGTCACTGGCCGATGCCTGGTGAAGGGCTACATCTCCCGGGTGGGTGTAGTGGACTGCTTTGACACCAACACAGGGGAAGTGGTCCAGTGTATCACTTTCCCCATTGAATTCAACCACCGGCCTCTGCTCTCTTTCCATCAAGACAACATCCTCCGTGTGCACAGCCACCGGCAGAGCGTGGAAATCAACTTACAAAAGATAAAGGCCAACAAGTCAACGACCTCAGTGCCTCTGTTGCCCAACAACTGCCCCTTGGATGTGTCCCACGCTATCTGCTCCATTGGAGACAACaaggtatttgtgtgtgggggtgtcacCACGGCCAGCGACGTCCAGACAAAGGACTACACCATCAATCCTAATGCTTACTTGCTGGACCAAAAGTTAGGAGAATGGAAAACCCTCGCCTCCCCGCCTGAGGCACTGGACTGTCCCGCCTGCTGTCTAGCCAAGCTACCTTGCAAgattcttcaaagaatttaa